Proteins encoded by one window of Panicum virgatum strain AP13 chromosome 7N, P.virgatum_v5, whole genome shotgun sequence:
- the LOC120680572 gene encoding zinc finger protein ZAT1-like yields the protein MAKNTCKLCSRRFASPRALAGHMRAHSIAAAKSQISSASSASTSLAAGGGGGGFDDDTDAKKPGPIQGHVLREKPKRRVRLAASDFSDRESETTDYYSPDAKRSPGGSGDAEPVSSVSDGDTPVEDVALSLMMLSRDSWPAPPPPAYYSAYRADSDDEGDARPAVAAAAAQKRTRYECPACKKVFRSYQALGGHRASNVRGGRGGCCAPLLSTPPPPAPLQPLPECDDGGEEEDPSKAQPHECPYCFRVFPSGQALGGHKRSHLCSAAAAADPSIAMKSLGFIDLNLPAPCDDVEHSAVSDPFLSSKPAGS from the coding sequence ATGGCCAAGAACACATGCAAGCTCTGCTCCCGCCGCTTCGCCAGCCCCCGCGCCCTCGCCGGGCACATGCGCGCCcactccatcgccgccgccaagtCGCAGATCTCGTCAGCGTCCTCGGCCTCGACCTCcctcgcggccggcggcggcggcggcgggttcgaCGACGACACCGACGCCAAGAAGCCCGGTCCCATCCAGGGGCACGTGCTGCGGGAGAAGCCCAAGCGCCGCGTCCGCCTCGCCGCGTCCGACTTCTCGGATCGCGAGAGCGAGACGACGGACTACTACTCGCCGGACGCCAAGCGCTCGCCCGGCGGATCGGGGGACGCCGAACCGGTGAGCTCGGTCTCGGACGGGGACACCCCGGTGGAGGACGTCGCACTGTCCCTGATGATGCTCTCCCGCGACTcctggcccgcgccgccgccgccggcgtactACTCCGCCTACCGCGCCGACTCCGACGACGAGGGCGACGCCCGCCCGGCGGTCGCGGCAGCCGCGGCGCAGAAGCGGACGCGGTACGAGTGCCCCGCGTGCAAGAAGGTGTTCCGATCGTACCAGGCCCTGGGGGGCCACCGCGCCAGCAACGtgcgcggcggcaggggcggctGCTGCGCGCCCCTGCTCAGCACCCCTCCGCCTCCCGCCCCGCTGCAGCCATTGCCGGAATGCGAcgacggcggggaggaggaggacccgtCCAAGGCGCAGCCGCACGAGTGCCCCTACTGCTTCCGCGTGTTCCCGTCCGGGCAGGCTCTGGGCGGCCACAAGCGGTCCCATCtctgctcggccgccgccgccgccgacccgtcgATCGCGATGAAGAGCCTGGGCTTCATTGATCTGAACCTCCCCGCGCCCTGCGACGACGTGGAGCACTCCGCCGTGTCAGATCCCTTCCTCTCGTCGAAGCCAGCGGGTTCCTGA